In Saccharothrix syringae, the following are encoded in one genomic region:
- a CDS encoding alpha/beta fold hydrolase, translating to MTGFASIATATLRVPDATLYYEVRGSGPLVVLVGAPMDARPFEALADLLAVDHTVLTTDPRGINRSRVDDRDRDATAELRADDLARLITEVDAGPADVVGSSGGAVSLLALVQARPDLVRTAVVHEPPLNELLPEREELRARVEEIVETHLSGDHLGAWRKFLAVANIHMPEEVVVGMVAHQSPQDEADAWYQHARMIRPTTAFVPDLEVLRTAPTRVVVGLGEDSTGELCERTSRALAAGLGVEPTTFPGGHIGFAEDPAAFATRLREVLKG from the coding sequence ATGACCGGCTTCGCGAGCATCGCCACCGCGACCCTGCGCGTCCCCGACGCGACCCTCTACTACGAGGTCCGCGGCTCGGGCCCGCTCGTGGTGCTGGTCGGCGCGCCGATGGACGCCAGGCCATTCGAGGCGCTGGCCGACCTGCTCGCCGTCGACCACACCGTGCTCACCACCGACCCGCGGGGCATCAACCGCAGCCGGGTGGACGACCGCGACCGCGACGCCACCGCGGAACTGCGCGCCGACGACCTCGCCCGGCTCATCACCGAGGTGGACGCGGGCCCGGCGGACGTGGTGGGCTCCAGCGGCGGCGCGGTCAGCCTGCTGGCGCTGGTGCAGGCGCGGCCCGACCTGGTGCGCACGGCCGTGGTCCACGAGCCGCCGCTGAACGAGCTGCTGCCCGAGCGCGAGGAGCTGCGGGCGCGGGTGGAGGAGATCGTCGAGACCCACCTGTCGGGCGACCACCTCGGGGCGTGGCGGAAGTTCCTGGCGGTGGCGAACATCCACATGCCGGAGGAGGTGGTGGTGGGGATGGTCGCCCACCAGAGCCCCCAGGACGAGGCCGACGCGTGGTACCAGCACGCGCGGATGATCCGGCCTACCACCGCGTTCGTGCCGGACCTGGAGGTCTTGCGCACTGCGCCGACCCGGGTGGTGGTCGGCCTGGGCGAGGACTCGACCGGTGAGCTGTGCGAGCGGACCTCCCGCGCACTGGCCGCCGGCCTGGGCGTCGAGCCGACGACGTTCCCCGGCGGGCACATCGGCTTCGCCGAGGACCCGGCCGCCTTCGCCACCCGGCTGCGCGAAGTCCTCAAGGGCTGA
- a CDS encoding sigma-70 family RNA polymerase sigma factor yields MSEVFPTVGDDLALARSGDGDAFARLVEPLRRELHAHCYRMLGSSHDADDALQDALLRAWRGLAGFQERASLRTWLHTVATNTCLDAVRGRGRRALPVDLGPASEHAVVDNAPATDVAWLGPYPDDPTGHYVQRESVELAFVAALQHLPGNQRAALLLFEVLGFSAAEIAEAMGTSTTSVNSALARARRVIAEKVPSPTQQQVVRRIGDARVREVVTRFSTALERGDADALVALLTEDVTWSMPPMPHWYRGLPAVTDFAVRFPLGTCGSWRHLPTRANGQPAVAGYLWDEAAGAHLPWTISVLTLRDGRVSEITSFIGAEHFALLGLPDRLA; encoded by the coding sequence GTGAGCGAGGTTTTTCCGACGGTCGGTGACGACCTGGCGCTGGCGCGGTCCGGCGACGGCGACGCGTTCGCCCGCCTGGTCGAACCGCTGCGCCGGGAACTGCACGCGCACTGCTACCGGATGCTCGGTTCCAGCCACGACGCCGACGACGCCCTCCAGGACGCCCTGCTGCGCGCGTGGCGCGGCCTGGCCGGCTTCCAGGAACGGGCCTCGCTGCGCACCTGGCTCCACACCGTGGCCACCAACACCTGCCTGGACGCGGTGCGCGGGCGGGGCAGGCGGGCCCTGCCGGTGGACCTCGGCCCGGCCAGCGAGCACGCGGTGGTCGACAACGCGCCGGCGACCGACGTGGCCTGGCTCGGCCCCTACCCGGACGACCCGACCGGCCACTACGTCCAGCGCGAGTCCGTGGAGCTGGCGTTCGTCGCGGCCCTCCAGCACCTGCCGGGCAACCAGCGGGCCGCGCTGCTGCTGTTCGAGGTGCTGGGCTTCTCCGCGGCCGAGATCGCCGAGGCCATGGGCACGTCCACCACGTCGGTGAACTCGGCGCTGGCACGCGCCCGCCGGGTCATCGCCGAGAAGGTGCCCTCGCCCACGCAGCAGCAGGTGGTGCGGCGCATCGGCGACGCGCGGGTGCGCGAGGTGGTGACCCGGTTCTCCACCGCGCTGGAGCGGGGTGACGCGGACGCCCTGGTGGCGCTGCTGACCGAGGACGTCACCTGGTCCATGCCGCCGATGCCCCACTGGTACCGGGGCCTGCCCGCGGTCACCGACTTCGCCGTGCGGTTCCCGCTGGGCACCTGCGGTTCGTGGCGGCACCTCCCGACGCGCGCCAACGGGCAGCCGGCCGTCGCGGGCTACCTGTGGGACGAGGCGGCGGGCGCCCACCTGCCCTGGACGATCAGCGTGCTCACCCTGCGCGACGGCCGGGTCTCGGAGATCACCTCGTTCATCGGGGCGGAGCACTTCGCGCTGCTCGGCCTGCCCGACCGCCTGGCCTGA
- a CDS encoding DoxX family membrane protein: MTSISSRLDAHANSLRALSIPLLRGSLGVVFVWFGALKVTGSTPVADLVAQTVPWLDPSGFVIVLGVVEMVLGVALVVGRRLRWVALLVVLHLCGTFLVLVVQPAVAFRTGNPLLLTMTGEFVVKNLVLITAALVVMSADTPVRQRVAQVDRR; this comes from the coding sequence ATGACCAGTATCTCGTCCCGTCTGGACGCGCACGCGAACTCCTTGCGGGCGCTCAGCATCCCCCTGCTCAGGGGCTCGCTGGGCGTGGTGTTCGTCTGGTTCGGCGCCCTGAAGGTGACCGGCTCCACGCCGGTGGCCGACCTGGTGGCCCAGACCGTCCCGTGGCTCGACCCGAGCGGTTTCGTGATCGTGCTCGGGGTGGTGGAGATGGTGCTGGGGGTCGCCCTGGTGGTGGGACGGCGGTTGCGCTGGGTGGCGCTGCTGGTGGTCCTCCACCTGTGCGGGACGTTCCTGGTGCTGGTGGTGCAGCCGGCCGTCGCGTTCCGGACGGGCAACCCGCTGCTGTTGACCATGACCGGTGAGTTCGTGGTCAAGAACCTGGTCCTGATCACCGCGGCCCTCGTGGTCATGTCGGCAGACACACCCGTGCGGCAGCGGGTGGCGCAGGTCGACCGGCGGTGA
- a CDS encoding glycoside hydrolase family 3 protein yields the protein MSRRPLSAALIAVLASGLLTGGVATAAPHTDSRQPVVGEPRTEHGCARIEQRLPELSDWPRVDSRIKANPADERRIKKIVAGMTLAEKVGQMTQPEITSITADEVREYAIGSVLNGGGAWPNRDKHAPVDAWLDLADAYWQASKSTRTGIPVIWGIDAVHGNNNVYGATVFPHNIGLGAAHDPCLVRDIGEATAEQIRATGQDWAFAPTLAVVEDDRWGRTYEGFSEDPRITRAYGYEATIGLQGRGKRGVDVLATAKHFIGDGGTIGGKDQGVNPATNAEMINVHGQGYYGALAAGAQTVMVSFNSWTNEEAGINEGKLHGSKLAVNDILKGKMGFDGLVVSDWNGIGQIPGCTNSSCAQAVNAGVDVFMVPADWKAFIANTIAQVEGGQIPMSRIDDAVTRILRVKLRAGVLDSDEKPSERDHAGSADALEARKLAREAVRKSQVLLKNNNRVLPLKPRSKVLVVGKSADSMQNQTGGWTLTWQGTGNTNADFPVGQTILGGLKEALGEQNVVFSETGDVDPAGFDAVIAVIGETPYAEGVGDIGKRTLEAAKLYPQDLAVLDKVSGKGAPVVTVYVSGRPLHVNKELNRSDAFVAAWLPGTEGGGVADLLVRGRYTWPGYTGTLSYSWPKSACQTPLNPGDEGYDPLFKPGYGLKTWNHRTIGRLDETSPETGCSGGGGGGVATEDLEIHNRIDVAPYRSFIGSPDNWGGTELGPDGEAAHTNLNVVPADVNVQADALKATWTGTGAGQLYYQDPAGGSDLRGYLNANAALVFDVIVHQAPAARTVISAHCVYPCFGEVNATGVFSGLPTGVKSTVKIPLSCLAERGLDFEVVNTPFLVYTEGAFQASFANVRWVPKAAADPDARTCAELAG from the coding sequence ATGTCCCGCAGACCCCTGAGCGCCGCCCTGATCGCGGTGCTCGCCTCCGGCCTCCTCACCGGGGGTGTCGCCACCGCCGCCCCGCACACCGACTCCCGCCAGCCGGTGGTCGGCGAACCGCGCACCGAACACGGCTGTGCGCGGATCGAACAGCGACTCCCCGAGCTGTCGGACTGGCCGCGGGTGGACAGCCGCATCAAGGCCAACCCCGCCGACGAGCGGCGGATCAAGAAGATCGTCGCGGGCATGACCCTGGCCGAGAAGGTCGGCCAGATGACCCAGCCCGAGATCACCTCGATCACCGCCGACGAGGTGCGCGAGTACGCCATCGGCTCGGTGCTCAACGGCGGCGGCGCGTGGCCGAACCGCGACAAGCACGCGCCGGTCGACGCCTGGCTGGACCTCGCCGACGCCTACTGGCAGGCGTCCAAGTCGACCCGCACCGGCATCCCGGTGATCTGGGGCATCGACGCCGTGCACGGCAACAACAACGTCTACGGCGCGACCGTCTTCCCGCACAACATCGGCCTGGGCGCCGCGCACGACCCCTGCCTGGTCCGGGACATCGGCGAGGCCACCGCCGAGCAGATCCGCGCCACCGGCCAGGACTGGGCGTTCGCGCCGACGCTGGCCGTGGTGGAGGACGACCGGTGGGGCCGCACCTACGAGGGCTTCTCCGAGGACCCGCGGATCACCCGCGCCTACGGCTACGAGGCCACCATCGGCCTCCAGGGCCGCGGCAAGCGCGGCGTCGACGTGCTGGCCACCGCCAAGCACTTCATCGGTGACGGCGGCACGATCGGCGGCAAGGACCAGGGCGTCAACCCGGCCACCAACGCCGAGATGATCAACGTGCACGGCCAGGGCTACTACGGCGCGCTCGCGGCCGGCGCCCAGACCGTGATGGTCTCGTTCAACTCCTGGACCAACGAGGAAGCCGGCATCAACGAGGGCAAGCTGCACGGCAGCAAGCTCGCCGTCAACGACATCCTCAAGGGCAAGATGGGCTTCGACGGCCTGGTCGTCTCCGACTGGAACGGCATCGGCCAGATCCCCGGCTGCACCAACTCGTCGTGCGCGCAGGCGGTCAACGCGGGCGTCGACGTGTTCATGGTGCCCGCCGACTGGAAGGCGTTCATCGCCAACACCATCGCCCAGGTCGAGGGCGGCCAGATCCCGATGTCCCGCATCGACGACGCGGTGACCCGCATCCTGCGCGTCAAGCTCCGCGCCGGCGTGCTCGACAGCGACGAGAAGCCCTCCGAGCGCGACCACGCGGGGTCCGCCGACGCGCTGGAGGCCCGCAAGCTGGCCCGCGAGGCGGTGCGCAAGTCGCAGGTGCTGCTGAAGAACAACAACCGGGTACTGCCGCTCAAGCCGCGGTCGAAGGTGCTGGTCGTCGGCAAGAGCGCGGACAGCATGCAGAACCAGACCGGCGGCTGGACGCTGACCTGGCAGGGCACCGGCAACACCAACGCCGACTTCCCGGTCGGCCAGACCATCCTCGGCGGGCTCAAGGAGGCCCTGGGCGAGCAGAACGTGGTCTTCAGCGAGACCGGCGACGTGGACCCGGCCGGGTTCGACGCGGTGATCGCGGTGATCGGCGAGACCCCGTACGCGGAGGGCGTCGGCGACATCGGCAAGCGCACCCTGGAGGCCGCCAAGCTGTACCCGCAGGACCTGGCCGTGCTGGACAAGGTCAGCGGCAAGGGCGCCCCGGTGGTGACGGTCTACGTCTCCGGCCGCCCGCTGCACGTGAACAAGGAGCTGAACCGCTCCGACGCGTTCGTGGCGGCGTGGCTGCCCGGCACCGAGGGCGGCGGCGTGGCCGACCTGCTGGTCCGCGGCCGGTACACGTGGCCCGGCTACACCGGCACGCTGTCCTACTCGTGGCCGAAGAGCGCCTGCCAGACGCCGCTGAACCCCGGTGACGAGGGCTACGACCCGCTGTTCAAGCCGGGCTACGGCCTGAAGACCTGGAACCACCGCACCATCGGGCGGCTGGACGAGACCTCGCCCGAGACCGGCTGCTCCGGCGGTGGCGGCGGCGGTGTCGCGACCGAGGACCTGGAGATCCACAACCGGATCGACGTCGCGCCGTACCGCAGCTTCATCGGGTCGCCGGACAACTGGGGCGGCACGGAGCTGGGCCCGGACGGCGAGGCCGCGCACACCAACCTCAACGTGGTGCCGGCGGACGTGAACGTGCAGGCCGACGCGCTGAAGGCGACCTGGACCGGCACGGGTGCGGGCCAGCTCTACTACCAGGACCCGGCGGGTGGCAGCGACCTGCGCGGCTACCTCAACGCCAACGCCGCGCTGGTGTTCGACGTGATCGTGCACCAGGCGCCCGCGGCCCGGACGGTGATCAGCGCGCACTGCGTCTACCCGTGCTTCGGCGAGGTCAACGCGACCGGGGTGTTCAGCGGGTTGCCGACCGGGGTGAAGTCCACGGTGAAGATCCCGCTGTCCTGCCTGGCCGAGCGGGGGCTGGACTTCGAGGTGGTCAACACGCCGTTCCTGGTCTACACCGAGGGCGCGTTCCAGGCGTCGTTCGCGAACGTGCGGTGGGTGCCCAAGGCGGCGGCCGACCCGGACGCGCGGACGTGCGCGGAGCTGGCGGGCTGA
- the bdeA gene encoding bis(hydroxyethyl) terephthalate hydrolase encodes MSSRSPLSRRALVLVAAVALTTPTAVAQAAENPYERGPAPTTSSIEATRGPFATSQTTVSSLSASGFGGGTIYYPTSTAEGTFGAVAIAPGYTAAQSSISWLGPRLASQGFVIFTIDTNSRYDQPASRGDQLLAALDYLTTRSSVRDRIDPNRLGVMGHSMGGGGALEATKDRPTLQASIPLTAWNTTKTWSSVQTPTLIIGAENDSVASVTTHSERFYTGLPSTLDKAYLELAGASHFAPNSSNTTIAKYSIAWLKRFIDDDTRYEQFLCPAPRALAISEYRDTCPHSS; translated from the coding sequence ATGTCTTCGAGGTCACCCCTGTCCCGCCGCGCCCTGGTCCTGGTCGCGGCGGTCGCCCTCACGACGCCGACCGCGGTCGCGCAGGCCGCGGAGAACCCGTACGAGCGCGGTCCGGCGCCGACCACCTCCAGCATCGAGGCCACCCGCGGCCCGTTCGCCACCAGCCAGACCACGGTGTCCTCCCTGAGCGCCAGCGGTTTCGGCGGCGGCACGATCTACTACCCGACCAGCACCGCCGAGGGGACCTTCGGCGCGGTCGCCATCGCACCCGGCTACACCGCGGCGCAGTCCAGCATCTCCTGGCTGGGCCCGCGCCTGGCGTCGCAGGGCTTCGTCATCTTCACCATCGACACCAACTCCCGCTACGACCAGCCCGCCTCGCGGGGCGACCAGCTCCTGGCGGCGCTGGACTACCTGACCACCCGCAGCTCCGTGCGCGACCGCATCGACCCGAACCGGCTCGGCGTGATGGGCCACTCGATGGGCGGCGGCGGCGCGCTGGAGGCCACGAAGGACCGGCCCACCCTGCAGGCGTCGATCCCGCTCACGGCCTGGAACACCACCAAGACCTGGTCCTCGGTGCAGACGCCCACGCTGATCATCGGCGCCGAGAACGACTCGGTGGCCTCGGTGACCACGCACTCCGAGCGCTTCTACACGGGTCTTCCGTCCACTTTGGACAAGGCGTACCTGGAGCTGGCGGGTGCGAGCCACTTCGCGCCGAACTCGTCGAACACCACCATCGCCAAGTACAGCATCGCCTGGCTCAAGCGGTTCATCGACGACGACACCCGGTACGAGCAGTTCCTCTGCCCGGCTCCGCGCGCGCTGGCCATCTCCGAGTACCGCGACACCTGCCCGCATTCGTCGTAA
- a CDS encoding RNA polymerase sigma factor, with the protein MGRRRTAARRLRLVRRVPAEAPVPDHVAERVDDQRRMAVLPAAVEELPRNEREALALCVWSGVSYADAAAVLGIAGVSVRARVSKAKARPTRGLGPPAVTATTSVMPAAMPTEDR; encoded by the coding sequence GTGGGCCGCCGCCGCACCGCCGCCCGGCGGCTGCGGCTGGTCCGGCGGGTCCCGGCCGAGGCGCCCGTCCCCGACCACGTGGCCGAGCGCGTCGACGACCAGCGGCGGATGGCCGTGCTGCCGGCCGCGGTGGAGGAGCTGCCGCGCAACGAGCGGGAGGCCCTGGCGCTGTGCGTGTGGTCGGGCGTGTCCTACGCGGACGCCGCCGCCGTGCTCGGCATCGCCGGGGTGAGCGTGCGGGCCCGGGTCAGCAAGGCCAAGGCGCGGCCGACCCGCGGGCTGGGCCCGCCGGCCGTCACCGCGACGACCTCCGTGATGCCCGCCGCGATGCCCACGGAGGACCGATGA
- a CDS encoding Lrp/AsnC family transcriptional regulator, translating into MTANLDPTDWAILAELQRDGRIALTELGRRVNLSASATTERVRRLEAEGVITGYRAEVDLGRAGYAVLAVVRLKYPGNRHEPLHALLAERAEVLECLRTTGDDCYTLKVAATSMAHLERVVDELMAFGSTTTNIVYSQTLPYRGVAPAAPR; encoded by the coding sequence GTGACCGCGAACCTCGACCCGACCGACTGGGCCATCCTGGCCGAGCTGCAGCGCGACGGCCGGATCGCGCTCACCGAGCTGGGCCGCCGGGTGAACCTCAGCGCCTCGGCCACCACCGAGCGGGTGCGGCGCCTGGAGGCCGAGGGCGTCATCACCGGCTACCGCGCCGAGGTCGACCTGGGCAGGGCGGGGTACGCGGTGCTGGCGGTGGTGCGCCTGAAGTACCCGGGCAACCGGCACGAACCGCTGCACGCGCTGCTCGCCGAGCGCGCCGAGGTGCTGGAGTGCCTGCGCACCACCGGCGACGACTGCTACACGCTCAAGGTCGCGGCCACCTCGATGGCGCACCTGGAGCGGGTGGTCGACGAGCTGATGGCGTTCGGCAGCACCACCACCAACATCGTCTACAGCCAGACCCTGCCCTACCGGGGCGTGGCGCCGGCCGCGCCCCGGTAG
- a CDS encoding TIGR03619 family F420-dependent LLM class oxidoreductase: protein MRLGVNVPNFGPGTSPEVLRRWALTVEGLGFDLLMVSDHVAVTADVAEQYPAPFYEPFTALSWLAGVTSRITLGTTVLVLPYRHPLLVARMAANLAELSGGRFVLGVGVGWARQEYEALGVPFGERGRLTDAGLRTLRSAWADQADYRSGSVPVWVGGHSDAALRRSVRLGDAWHGLRLSRQQFEDATRRLTDIAGREQRPVPALAPRILLHLTPTDAGPDRLLGEGTPAQVLDDLAWLRDRGAESVVLDPFVGDPAETAHPEVAWQALATVRKEFR, encoded by the coding sequence GTGAGACTGGGTGTGAACGTCCCCAACTTCGGCCCCGGCACGTCGCCGGAGGTGCTGCGCCGCTGGGCCCTGACCGTCGAGGGCCTGGGCTTCGACCTGCTGATGGTGTCCGACCACGTGGCGGTCACCGCCGACGTGGCCGAGCAGTACCCGGCCCCGTTCTACGAGCCGTTCACCGCGCTGTCCTGGCTGGCCGGCGTCACCTCGCGGATCACCCTGGGCACCACCGTCCTGGTGCTGCCCTACCGGCACCCGCTGCTGGTGGCGCGCATGGCGGCGAACCTGGCGGAGCTGTCGGGCGGCCGGTTCGTGCTGGGCGTCGGCGTCGGGTGGGCGCGCCAGGAGTACGAGGCGCTGGGCGTGCCGTTCGGCGAACGCGGCCGGCTCACCGACGCGGGCCTGCGGACCCTGCGGTCGGCGTGGGCGGACCAGGCCGACTACCGGTCCGGGTCGGTGCCGGTCTGGGTCGGCGGGCACTCGGACGCGGCGCTGCGCCGGAGCGTGCGGCTGGGCGACGCGTGGCACGGCCTGCGGCTGAGCCGCCAACAGTTCGAGGACGCGACGAGGCGGTTGACCGACATCGCCGGGCGCGAGCAGCGGCCGGTGCCCGCGCTGGCGCCGCGCATCCTGCTGCACCTGACCCCGACCGACGCCGGCCCGGACCGCCTGCTGGGCGAGGGCACGCCGGCCCAGGTGCTCGACGACCTGGCCTGGCTGCGCGACCGCGGCGCGGAGTCGGTCGTGCTGGACCCGTTCGTCGGCGACCCCGCCGAGACGGCACACCCCGAGGTCGCCTGGCAGGCGCTGGCGACCGTGCGGAAGGAGTTCCGATGA
- a CDS encoding nucleoside deaminase, with amino-acid sequence MSLRRAIELAAEARAGGNPPFGSLLVGPDGEVLAEERNTSLSDNDITAHPELKLARWAARELAPEVAARTTMFTSCQPCGMCAGAIERSGLGRVVFALSTEQLNALKPGGGFAPVPQEGPDLHDEASAVVKGYYA; translated from the coding sequence ATGAGCTTGCGCAGGGCGATCGAGCTGGCCGCGGAGGCGCGGGCGGGCGGCAACCCGCCGTTCGGGTCGCTGCTGGTCGGCCCGGACGGCGAGGTGCTGGCCGAGGAGCGCAACACCTCGTTGTCCGACAACGACATCACCGCGCACCCGGAGCTGAAGCTGGCCCGGTGGGCGGCCCGCGAGCTGGCACCGGAGGTGGCCGCGCGCACCACCATGTTCACCAGCTGCCAGCCGTGCGGCATGTGCGCGGGCGCGATCGAGCGGTCGGGGCTGGGGCGGGTGGTCTTCGCGCTGTCGACGGAGCAGTTGAACGCGCTGAAGCCGGGTGGCGGTTTCGCGCCCGTGCCGCAGGAGGGGCCCGACCTCCACGACGAGGCGAGCGCCGTGGTCAAGGGCTACTACGCCTGA
- a CDS encoding lytic polysaccharide monooxygenase auxiliary activity family 9 protein has translation MTTRRGLRSVIGVFTSVLAVLAATLVTLVSTTSVASAHGSVTDPPSRNYGCWQRWGSDHLNPNMGQTDPMCAQAWKADPNAMWNWNGLYRNGVGGNHQGALPNGQLCSGGLAESGRYRALDTVGAWNTTTKPRQFTLTITDQAKHGADYLRIYITRQGVDTANTPLRWSDLELVTTTGRYGTTGLYQAQVNAGSRTGRHVVFTIWQASHMDQAYYLCSDVNFQ, from the coding sequence ATGACCACCAGACGCGGTCTCCGTTCGGTCATCGGCGTCTTCACCTCGGTCTTGGCGGTCCTCGCCGCCACCCTGGTCACCCTGGTGAGCACCACGAGCGTGGCGAGCGCCCACGGCTCCGTCACCGACCCGCCGTCGCGCAACTACGGCTGCTGGCAGCGCTGGGGCAGCGACCACCTGAACCCGAACATGGGTCAGACCGACCCGATGTGCGCGCAGGCGTGGAAGGCCGACCCGAACGCCATGTGGAACTGGAACGGCCTGTACCGCAACGGCGTGGGCGGCAACCACCAGGGCGCGCTGCCGAACGGCCAGCTGTGCAGCGGCGGCCTGGCCGAGAGCGGCCGCTACCGCGCGCTGGACACCGTGGGTGCGTGGAACACCACCACCAAGCCGCGCCAGTTCACCCTGACGATCACCGACCAGGCCAAGCACGGCGCCGACTACCTGCGGATCTACATCACCCGCCAGGGCGTCGACACCGCCAACACGCCGCTGCGCTGGAGCGACCTGGAGCTGGTGACCACCACCGGCCGCTACGGCACCACCGGCCTGTACCAGGCCCAGGTGAACGCGGGCAGCCGGACCGGTCGGCACGTCGTCTTCACGATCTGGCAGGCCAGCCACATGGACCAGGCGTACTACCTGTGCAGTGACGTGAACTTCCAGTGA
- the manA gene encoding mannose-6-phosphate isomerase, class I: MGVRRLDPVVREYHWGSRTALAELRGEPSPSPVPQAELWVGAHPDDPSRLRDGGVPLDLHLAANPAGLLGPSSLAAFGPRLPFLLKVLAVDSPLSLQVHPDRERAVLGFAERGYRDDRPKPEVLVALTEFETLSGFRAPAEAVALLDALDVPGLAPLRAELVAGRTRHALRWALTGAGGLVAEVAGAAARVPALAHVAGLARAYPGDPGVVAALLLNAVWLRPGQAVHVGAGVLHAHLRGVGVELMANSDNVVRAGLTTKAVDVPAVLELVDPRSGPADVLDGVVDGPLRTYPTPEPEFRLHEVRPGAVLPGGGPQLLLCVEGDVEVERDGERVVLAGGEPVFLPHGATATRVAGTGRAFWATVNPDR, translated from the coding sequence GTGGGCGTGCGCAGGTTGGACCCGGTCGTCCGGGAGTACCACTGGGGTTCGCGGACCGCGCTGGCCGAGCTGCGCGGCGAGCCGTCGCCGAGCCCGGTGCCGCAGGCGGAGCTGTGGGTCGGCGCGCACCCCGACGACCCGTCGCGGCTGCGCGACGGCGGCGTGCCGCTGGACCTCCACCTGGCGGCGAACCCGGCCGGGCTGCTGGGGCCTTCGAGCCTGGCCGCGTTCGGGCCCCGGCTGCCGTTCCTGCTCAAGGTGCTGGCGGTGGACTCGCCGCTGTCGCTCCAGGTGCACCCGGACCGGGAGCGGGCGGTGCTGGGGTTCGCCGAGCGCGGCTACCGCGACGACCGGCCCAAGCCCGAGGTGCTGGTGGCGCTGACGGAGTTCGAGACCCTGTCCGGTTTCCGCGCGCCCGCCGAGGCGGTGGCGCTGCTCGACGCCCTGGACGTGCCCGGTCTCGCGCCGCTGCGGGCGGAGCTGGTGGCCGGGCGGACCCGGCACGCGCTGCGCTGGGCGCTGACCGGGGCGGGCGGGCTGGTCGCGGAGGTGGCCGGGGCGGCGGCGCGGGTGCCCGCGCTGGCGCACGTGGCCGGGTTGGCGCGGGCGTACCCGGGTGACCCGGGCGTGGTGGCGGCGCTGCTGCTCAACGCGGTGTGGCTGCGGCCCGGCCAGGCGGTCCACGTCGGTGCGGGGGTGCTGCACGCGCACCTGCGCGGCGTCGGCGTGGAGCTGATGGCCAACTCCGACAACGTGGTGCGGGCGGGCCTGACCACCAAGGCGGTCGACGTGCCGGCGGTGCTGGAGCTGGTGGACCCGCGCAGCGGGCCGGCGGACGTGCTCGACGGCGTGGTGGACGGTCCACTGAGGACCTATCCGACGCCGGAACCGGAGTTCCGGCTGCACGAGGTGCGGCCGGGGGCGGTGCTGCCCGGTGGCGGGCCGCAGCTGCTGCTGTGCGTGGAGGGGGACGTCGAGGTGGAGCGGGACGGTGAGCGGGTCGTGCTGGCGGGCGGTGAGCCGGTCTTCCTGCCGCACGGCGCGACCGCGACCCGGGTCGCCGGCACCGGCCGGGCGTTCTGGGCGACGGTGAACCCCGACCGGTGA